From a region of the Microbacterium sp. nov. GSS16 genome:
- a CDS encoding dipeptide ABC transporter ATP-binding protein, producing the protein MSEPLLSVRDLRVAFRSGKKIREVLHGVSFDMMAGETLAIVGESGSGKSTTAAAIIGLLPGTGHVTGGSITLDGRELTTAKRAELENIRGREIGYVPQDPMSNLNPVWSIGFQVKEAVRANGLAQGRQEVHDRAVEVLQQAGLADAARRMHQFPHQFSGGMRQRALIGIGLAADPQLLIADEPTSALDVTVQRVILDHLASLTSERGTSVLLITHDLGLAGDRADRIIVMNQGEIVEAGPSTEILSRPQHPYTQRLVAAAPSLASKRIGAVTTREADAVDAAPAVVEVRDLVKEYSIRSGGLRSEKFLAVDGVSFSIPRGKTLALVGESGSGKSTVAKMLLQLEKPTDGEILIDGEATSAMSRAEVFALRRRMQPVFQDPYGSLDPLRSIGNLISEPLQVHGIGTRDEQHRRSLELLDQVSLPRELAERYPNELSGGQRQRVAIARALALKPDIVVLDEAVSALDVLVQDQILHLLSDLQDELGLTYLFITHDLAVVRVAADLVCVMEKGRIVEQGTVDSIFSDPQEEYTRRLLDAIPGASLPLGGAGL; encoded by the coding sequence ATGAGCGAACCTCTGCTCAGCGTGCGCGACCTGCGCGTCGCATTCCGCAGCGGCAAGAAGATCCGCGAAGTGCTGCATGGCGTGAGCTTCGACATGATGGCGGGCGAGACGCTGGCGATCGTGGGGGAGTCGGGCTCGGGCAAGTCCACCACCGCGGCCGCCATCATCGGGCTGCTTCCCGGCACCGGACACGTCACGGGCGGCAGCATCACGCTCGACGGACGCGAGCTCACGACCGCGAAGCGGGCCGAGCTCGAGAACATCCGCGGCCGCGAGATCGGCTACGTCCCTCAGGATCCGATGTCGAATCTCAACCCCGTGTGGTCGATCGGCTTCCAGGTGAAGGAGGCGGTGCGCGCGAACGGACTGGCCCAGGGCCGTCAGGAGGTGCATGACCGCGCCGTCGAGGTGCTGCAGCAGGCGGGTCTCGCCGACGCCGCCCGCCGCATGCACCAGTTCCCGCACCAGTTCTCGGGTGGCATGAGACAGCGTGCGCTGATCGGCATCGGCCTCGCCGCCGATCCCCAGCTGCTGATCGCCGACGAGCCGACCAGTGCACTGGATGTGACCGTGCAGCGGGTGATCCTCGATCACCTGGCGAGCCTGACCAGCGAACGCGGCACCTCGGTGCTGCTGATCACGCACGATCTGGGTCTCGCCGGTGACCGCGCCGACCGCATCATCGTGATGAACCAGGGCGAGATCGTCGAGGCCGGACCCAGTACCGAGATCCTCTCCCGACCGCAGCACCCGTACACCCAGCGCCTGGTGGCCGCCGCGCCCAGCCTCGCATCCAAGCGGATCGGCGCCGTGACCACCCGGGAGGCGGATGCGGTCGATGCCGCGCCTGCCGTGGTGGAGGTGCGCGACCTCGTCAAGGAGTACTCGATCCGCAGCGGTGGCCTGCGCAGCGAGAAGTTCCTGGCGGTCGACGGCGTGTCGTTCTCGATTCCTCGGGGCAAGACGCTCGCTCTGGTGGGCGAATCGGGGTCCGGGAAGTCGACGGTCGCGAAGATGCTGCTGCAGCTCGAGAAGCCGACCGACGGTGAGATCCTCATCGACGGCGAGGCGACGAGCGCCATGTCGCGTGCCGAGGTCTTCGCGCTGCGGCGGCGCATGCAGCCGGTCTTCCAGGACCCGTACGGTTCGCTCGACCCGCTGCGCAGCATCGGCAACCTCATCAGCGAGCCGTTGCAGGTGCACGGCATCGGCACGCGCGACGAGCAGCACAGGCGATCGCTCGAGCTGCTCGACCAGGTCTCGCTGCCGCGCGAGCTCGCCGAGCGGTATCCGAACGAGCTGTCCGGCGGTCAGCGTCAGCGCGTGGCCATCGCCAGGGCCCTCGCGCTCAAGCCGGACATCGTCGTGCTCGACGAGGCGGTGTCGGCGCTCGACGTGCTGGTGCAGGACCAGATCCTGCATCTGCTCTCCGACCTGCAGGACGAGCTCGGTCTGACGTACCTGTTCATCACGCACGACCTCGCCGTCGTGCGGGTGGCAGCAGACCTCGTGTGCGTGATGGAGAAGGGCAGGATCGTCGAGCAGGGCACGGTCGACTCGATCTTCTCCGACCCGCAGGAGGAGTACACCCGTCGCCTGCTCGACGCGATCCCGGGCGCATCCCTGCCGCTGGGCGGCGCCGGCCTGTGA
- a CDS encoding ABC transporter permease — translation MSRPDLDRGHYVAPADTTSVPVDVVRIDAKPSNLWLDAWRDLRRRPLFWISAAFVLLVIIVALAPSLFTNVPPANGCVLSKSNAGPESGHPFGFTRQGCDVYSRVIWGTRTSLIVGALATVISTIVGIVMGALAGFYGGWLDSVLSRVGDIFFTIPYIIAAIVVMSVLPQRNEIVLAFAIGGFAWASTARIMRAEVLRVKQADFVMGAESIGMSKFKTLLVHVLPNAMAPVIVVATLALAGAIVAEATLSFLGVGLSGTMSWGLDISQAQTTIRTAPMALFWPSLALTITVLAFVTLGELLRDAVDPKARAQR, via the coding sequence ATGTCACGACCTGACCTCGACCGCGGCCACTACGTCGCGCCCGCGGACACCACATCGGTGCCCGTCGACGTCGTGCGCATCGACGCCAAGCCCAGCAACCTGTGGCTGGACGCATGGCGCGACCTGCGCCGCCGCCCGCTGTTCTGGATCTCGGCCGCCTTCGTGCTGCTGGTGATCATCGTCGCGCTCGCGCCGAGCCTGTTCACCAACGTGCCTCCGGCCAACGGCTGCGTGCTGTCGAAGAGCAACGCCGGGCCCGAGTCAGGGCATCCGTTCGGATTCACCCGTCAGGGCTGCGACGTGTACTCGCGCGTGATCTGGGGGACCCGCACCTCGCTCATCGTGGGTGCTCTGGCCACGGTGATCAGTACCATCGTCGGAATCGTCATGGGGGCTCTTGCCGGCTTCTACGGCGGCTGGCTCGACTCGGTGCTCTCCCGGGTGGGCGACATCTTCTTCACGATCCCGTACATCATCGCGGCGATCGTCGTGATGTCGGTGCTGCCGCAGCGCAACGAGATCGTGCTCGCCTTCGCGATCGGCGGCTTCGCCTGGGCATCGACGGCGCGCATCATGCGCGCTGAAGTGCTCCGGGTCAAACAGGCCGACTTCGTCATGGGGGCCGAGTCCATCGGCATGTCGAAGTTCAAGACGCTTCTCGTGCACGTGCTGCCCAACGCGATGGCCCCGGTCATCGTGGTCGCCACGCTTGCACTGGCGGGTGCCATCGTCGCCGAGGCGACGCTGTCGTTCCTCGGCGTAGGCCTCAGCGGCACCATGTCGTGGGGCCTGGACATCAGCCAGGCTCAGACCACCATCCGCACCGCGCCGATGGCGCTGTTCTGGCCGTCGCTGGCCCTGACCATCACCGTGCTGGCGTTCGTCACGCTCGGTGAGCTGCTGCGCGACGCCGTCGACCCGAAGGCGAGGGCCCAGCGATGA
- a CDS encoding ABC transporter permease, with translation MAFYILRRILQAIPVFFGATLLIYFMVFAMPGDPIAGLFGDKQPNPAVLERLRAEYHLDEPFLVQYGYYIAGIFRLDFGTSFSGQAVSDILARTFPVTLRLAVLAVAIAFVLAIIIGLFSALDKGGLFDNSMLVLALIFIAVPIFVLSFLAQYFLAVQLGWFRPTVGARNDWGDLWLPAIVLGFSVYATSMRLTRASTIETLGQDWVRTAYSKGLSRRRVIPVHVLRNSLIPMVTDLGTVFGILMVGATVTEGIFNVPGVGNTLYQAIIRGENPTVVSFVTVFVVVYVLINLVVDLLYGLLDPRIRYVTT, from the coding sequence GTGGCCTTTTACATCCTCAGACGAATCCTGCAGGCGATCCCCGTGTTCTTCGGTGCGACCCTGCTGATCTACTTCATGGTCTTCGCCATGCCCGGCGACCCCATTGCCGGACTGTTCGGCGACAAGCAGCCGAACCCCGCCGTGCTCGAGCGGCTCCGCGCCGAGTACCACCTGGACGAGCCGTTCCTCGTCCAGTACGGGTACTACATCGCCGGCATCTTCCGGCTCGACTTCGGCACGAGCTTCTCGGGCCAGGCCGTCTCCGACATCCTGGCGCGCACGTTCCCGGTCACCCTGCGCCTTGCGGTCCTGGCGGTCGCCATCGCGTTCGTGCTCGCGATCATCATCGGCCTGTTCTCCGCGCTCGACAAAGGCGGCCTGTTCGACAACTCCATGCTCGTGCTGGCGCTGATCTTCATCGCCGTGCCGATCTTCGTGCTGTCTTTCCTGGCGCAGTACTTCCTCGCGGTGCAGCTCGGCTGGTTCAGGCCCACGGTGGGTGCGCGCAACGACTGGGGTGATCTCTGGCTGCCGGCGATCGTGCTCGGCTTCAGCGTCTACGCCACCAGCATGCGGCTGACCCGCGCGTCGACCATCGAGACCCTCGGGCAGGACTGGGTGCGCACGGCGTACAGCAAGGGCCTCTCGCGCCGTCGGGTCATCCCCGTGCACGTGCTGCGCAACTCGCTCATCCCGATGGTCACCGACCTCGGCACCGTCTTCGGCATCCTCATGGTCGGCGCGACCGTGACCGAGGGCATCTTCAACGTGCCCGGCGTCGGCAACACCCTCTACCAGGCGATCATCCGCGGCGAGAATCCGACAGTCGTGTCGTTCGTGACGGTGTTCGTCGTCGTGTACGTGCTCATCAACCTCGTCGTGGATCTTCTCTACGGCCTGCTCGACCCGAGGATCCGCTATGTCACGACCTGA
- a CDS encoding peptide ABC transporter substrate-binding protein codes for MKHNKITLAGIALLAASALALSGCASSGDSPDADKGSSNADASAIIKVNGSEPQNPLIPTNTNETGGGKILDAIFAGLIGYEADGAVFNEVAEDISVDDPQNITVKLRKGLKFTDGEEVTADNFIKAWNYGALASNEQLSSYFFEDIEGFSYDEDSELTGLKQVDDHTFTIKLNKPAADFAQRLGYSAYYPLPDVAFEDMEAFGENPIGNGSYMLDGEGAWKHDVGINLVANPDYDGPKKAANGGLEIVFYATQDAAYNDLLANELDVLDAIPDSAFGNYESDLGDRAVNQPAAIFQSFTIPERLAHFGGEEGKLRRQALSMAINRKEITDVIFQGTRTPASDFTSPVIDGWTDTLKGAEVLEFNEEKAKELWAEADKISPWSGSFQIAYNADGGHQAWVDATVNSIKNTLGIDASGAPYPTFKELRSKVTDRTIETAFRTGWQADYPGLYNFLGPLYATNAGSNDGDYSNPEFDKLLSEGVSETDPEAANKLYQQAQEILLEDLPAMPLWYSNVVGGYGENVDNVKFGWNSVPLFSDIEKKKAE; via the coding sequence GTGAAGCACAACAAGATCACCCTCGCGGGCATTGCGCTGCTCGCGGCGAGTGCCCTGGCACTCTCCGGATGCGCAAGCAGCGGCGATTCGCCCGACGCAGACAAGGGCTCGTCGAACGCCGATGCGTCTGCGATCATCAAGGTCAACGGCTCTGAACCCCAGAACCCGCTGATCCCGACCAACACCAACGAGACCGGCGGCGGCAAGATCCTCGACGCCATCTTCGCCGGACTCATCGGCTACGAGGCCGACGGCGCCGTGTTCAACGAGGTCGCCGAGGACATCAGCGTCGACGACCCGCAGAACATCACGGTGAAGCTCCGCAAGGGCCTGAAGTTCACCGACGGTGAAGAGGTCACCGCCGATAACTTCATCAAGGCGTGGAACTACGGCGCGCTCGCATCGAACGAGCAGCTCTCCAGCTACTTCTTCGAGGACATCGAGGGCTTCAGCTACGACGAGGACTCCGAGCTGACCGGTCTGAAGCAGGTCGACGACCACACCTTCACGATCAAGCTCAACAAGCCCGCAGCCGACTTCGCGCAGCGTCTCGGCTACTCGGCCTACTATCCGCTCCCGGACGTCGCGTTCGAGGACATGGAGGCCTTCGGCGAGAACCCCATCGGCAACGGCTCCTACATGCTCGACGGTGAGGGCGCCTGGAAGCACGACGTGGGCATCAACCTCGTCGCCAATCCCGACTACGACGGCCCGAAGAAGGCTGCCAACGGCGGTCTCGAGATCGTCTTCTACGCCACGCAGGACGCCGCGTACAACGACCTGCTCGCCAACGAGCTCGACGTCCTCGACGCCATCCCGGACTCGGCCTTCGGCAACTACGAGTCCGACCTCGGCGACCGCGCGGTCAACCAGCCGGCGGCCATCTTCCAGTCCTTCACGATCCCCGAGCGCCTCGCGCACTTCGGCGGCGAAGAGGGCAAGCTGCGTCGTCAGGCGCTGTCGATGGCGATCAACCGCAAGGAGATCACCGACGTGATCTTCCAGGGCACCCGCACCCCCGCCAGCGACTTCACGTCGCCGGTCATCGACGGCTGGACCGACACGCTCAAGGGCGCCGAGGTGCTCGAGTTCAACGAGGAGAAGGCCAAGGAGCTGTGGGCCGAGGCCGACAAGATCAGCCCGTGGAGCGGCTCGTTCCAGATCGCGTACAACGCTGACGGCGGCCACCAGGCCTGGGTCGACGCGACCGTGAACTCCATCAAGAACACGCTCGGCATCGACGCCTCCGGCGCCCCGTACCCGACCTTCAAGGAGCTGCGCTCCAAGGTCACCGACCGCACGATCGAGACCGCGTTCCGCACCGGATGGCAGGCCGACTACCCGGGTCTGTACAACTTCCTCGGACCGCTGTACGCGACCAACGCCGGCTCCAACGACGGTGACTACTCGAACCCCGAGTTCGACAAGCTGCTGTCGGAGGGTGTCTCCGAGACCGACCCCGAGGCGGCGAACAAGCTGTACCAGCAGGCGCAGGAGATCCTCCTCGAGGATCTGCCCGCGATGCCCCTGTGGTACTCGAACGTCGTCGGCGGCTACGGCGAGAACGTCGACAACGTGAAGTTCGGCTGGAACTCCGTTCCGCTCTTCTCCGACATCGAGAAGAAGAAGGCGGAGTAA
- the gcvP gene encoding aminomethyl-transferring glycine dehydrogenase, whose product MLRALGLPQAPVLDPTDEEPIEALMRQAVPASIFTGPSDDSIIPAAASEAEALAELRALAGRNTVNRPMIGLGYYGTLTPSVIQRNVLENPSWYTAYTPYQPEISQGRLEALINFQTMVADLTGLSTANASMLDESTAVAEGMLLARRASKSKSNVFVVDADALPQTKALLRTRADAVGIELVERDLAGGEQLPDELFGVLVQYPGASGRVWDPSAVIDAAHLANGIAVAAADLLALTLLRSPGSLGADVGVGTTQRFGVPMGFGGPHAGYMAVRAGLERQLPGRLVGVSVDAAGYPAYRLSLQTREQHIRREKATSNICTAQVLLAVMASMYAVYHGPDGLRAIAAEVAAKATVLRDWLVEAGAEVVHGAFFDTITVRVPGAAEAVVSKAHAQGILLRLTDADTVGISVDETTTFTDLHRVAVLFGGKQERVFGFMVGDDALPEALRRDDEYLTHPVFHAHRSETAMMRYLKQLADRDYALDRGMIPLGSCTMKLNAATEMAAITWPEFAQLHPFAPAEDVEGSLAMIDQLEAWLAEVTGYDAVSLQPNAGSQGELAGLLAIRGYHLANGDAHRDVCLIPSSAHGTNAASAVLAGMKVVVVATDELGNVDLDDLRAKIAQHAEALSALMITYPSTHGVYEQQVVDITSAVHEAGGQVYVDGANLNALLGYARFGDLGGDVSHLNLHKTFAIPHGGGGPGIGPVAAKAHLAPYLPGHPQAQKSEHAGGFVFDGGPVSGAPYGSAGVLPISWAYVRMMGAEGLRSATAAAVLSANYIAQRLRDHYPVLYTGKNDRVAHECILDLRPLKEATGISVDDVAKRLIDYGFHAPTMSFPVAGTLMVEPTESEDLAEVDRFIEAMIQIKAEADAVAAGTWPADDNPLVNAPHTAASLIAGEWQHAYSREVAAYPVRALVAAKYWPPVRRIDQAYGDRNLVCACPPIEAFA is encoded by the coding sequence ATGCTCCGCGCCCTCGGCCTCCCGCAGGCGCCCGTACTCGACCCGACCGATGAGGAGCCGATCGAGGCCCTCATGCGCCAGGCGGTGCCGGCATCCATCTTCACCGGCCCTTCCGACGATTCGATCATCCCCGCCGCGGCCAGCGAGGCGGAGGCTCTCGCCGAGCTGCGCGCGCTCGCCGGCCGCAACACGGTGAACCGCCCGATGATCGGCCTGGGCTACTACGGCACGCTCACCCCGTCGGTGATCCAGCGCAACGTGCTCGAGAACCCGTCCTGGTACACGGCCTACACGCCCTACCAGCCGGAGATCTCGCAGGGGCGCCTCGAGGCGCTGATCAACTTCCAGACGATGGTCGCCGACCTCACCGGCCTGTCGACCGCGAACGCGTCGATGCTCGACGAGTCGACCGCCGTCGCCGAGGGCATGCTGCTGGCACGGCGGGCGTCCAAGTCGAAGTCGAACGTCTTCGTCGTCGACGCCGACGCGCTTCCGCAGACCAAGGCGCTGCTGCGCACGCGCGCGGATGCGGTGGGAATCGAGCTCGTCGAGCGCGATCTCGCCGGTGGCGAACAGCTTCCCGACGAGCTGTTCGGTGTGCTCGTGCAGTACCCCGGCGCCTCAGGACGCGTGTGGGATCCGAGCGCCGTGATCGACGCCGCGCACCTGGCGAACGGCATCGCGGTCGCCGCGGCCGACCTGCTCGCCCTCACGCTGCTGCGCTCGCCGGGCTCGCTCGGTGCCGACGTGGGCGTGGGCACGACCCAGCGCTTCGGCGTGCCGATGGGCTTCGGCGGCCCGCACGCAGGCTATATGGCCGTGCGCGCCGGTCTCGAGCGCCAGCTGCCCGGCCGCCTGGTCGGCGTCTCGGTCGACGCGGCCGGCTACCCGGCATACCGCCTCTCGCTGCAGACCCGCGAGCAGCACATCCGCCGCGAGAAGGCCACGTCCAACATCTGCACCGCGCAGGTCCTGCTGGCCGTGATGGCCTCGATGTACGCCGTCTACCACGGCCCCGACGGTCTGCGTGCGATCGCCGCCGAGGTCGCCGCCAAGGCGACAGTGCTGCGCGACTGGCTCGTCGAGGCCGGTGCCGAGGTCGTGCACGGTGCGTTCTTCGACACGATCACCGTGCGCGTCCCTGGCGCGGCGGAGGCCGTGGTCTCCAAGGCGCACGCCCAGGGCATCCTGCTCCGGCTGACGGATGCCGACACCGTCGGCATCTCGGTCGACGAGACCACCACGTTCACCGACCTGCACCGTGTGGCGGTGCTGTTCGGCGGCAAGCAGGAGCGGGTCTTCGGGTTCATGGTCGGCGACGACGCGCTGCCCGAGGCGCTGCGCCGTGACGACGAGTACCTGACTCACCCCGTCTTCCACGCGCACCGTTCCGAGACGGCGATGATGCGCTACCTCAAGCAGCTCGCCGACCGCGACTACGCGCTCGATCGCGGCATGATCCCGCTGGGCTCGTGCACGATGAAGCTCAACGCGGCCACCGAGATGGCCGCGATCACCTGGCCGGAGTTCGCTCAGCTGCACCCGTTCGCCCCGGCGGAGGATGTCGAGGGCTCTCTGGCGATGATCGACCAGCTCGAGGCGTGGCTCGCCGAGGTCACCGGATATGACGCCGTCTCGCTGCAGCCGAACGCCGGCTCGCAGGGCGAGCTGGCAGGGCTCCTGGCGATCCGCGGCTACCACCTCGCGAACGGAGACGCGCACCGCGACGTCTGCCTCATCCCGAGCTCGGCCCACGGCACGAACGCGGCGTCGGCGGTGCTCGCCGGCATGAAGGTCGTCGTCGTGGCCACCGACGAGCTCGGCAACGTCGACCTCGACGACCTGCGCGCGAAGATCGCTCAGCACGCCGAGGCGCTGTCGGCGCTGATGATCACCTATCCGTCGACGCACGGCGTGTACGAGCAGCAGGTGGTCGACATCACCTCCGCGGTGCACGAGGCGGGCGGCCAGGTGTACGTCGACGGAGCGAACCTCAACGCGCTGCTCGGCTACGCGCGCTTCGGCGACCTGGGCGGCGACGTGTCGCACCTCAACCTGCACAAGACCTTCGCCATCCCGCACGGCGGCGGCGGTCCTGGCATCGGCCCGGTGGCGGCCAAGGCCCACCTCGCGCCCTACCTGCCGGGCCACCCGCAGGCGCAGAAGAGCGAGCACGCCGGAGGCTTCGTGTTCGACGGCGGCCCTGTCTCGGGCGCTCCCTACGGGTCGGCCGGCGTGCTGCCGATCTCGTGGGCGTACGTGCGGATGATGGGCGCCGAGGGGCTGCGCAGCGCCACGGCGGCTGCCGTGCTCTCGGCCAACTACATCGCCCAGCGTCTGCGCGATCACTACCCGGTGCTGTACACGGGGAAGAACGACCGGGTCGCGCACGAGTGCATCCTCGACCTGCGCCCGCTGAAGGAGGCGACCGGCATCTCGGTCGACGACGTCGCGAAGCGCCTGATCGACTACGGCTTCCACGCGCCCACGATGTCGTTCCCCGTCGCAGGCACACTGATGGTGGAGCCGACCGAGTCCGAGGACCTCGCCGAGGTCGATCGCTTCATCGAGGCGATGATCCAGATCAAGGCGGAGGCGGATGCCGTGGCCGCCGGCACCTGGCCCGCCGACGACAACCCGCTGGTGAATGCGCCGCACACCGCGGCATCCCTCATCGCCGGGGAGTGGCAGCACGCCTACTCGCGCGAGGTGGCCGCGTACCCGGTGCGCGCCCTGGTCGCCGCGAAGTACTGGCCGCCGGTGCGGCGCATCGACCAGGCGTACGGCGACCGCAACCTCGTGTGCGCCTGCCCGCCCATCGAGGCGTTCGCCTGA
- the gcvH gene encoding glycine cleavage system protein GcvH produces the protein MTDLTTLKYSEEHEWVALDGATATIGITDFAADALGDIVFVELPEVGAELTRGDAFGEAESTKSVSELYAPVTGTVVEINDAVVDDPALLNSAPFGDAWLIKVEVADGALDGLLDRDAYVAHTEA, from the coding sequence ATGACCGATCTCACCACCCTCAAGTACAGCGAAGAGCACGAGTGGGTCGCCCTCGACGGCGCCACGGCGACGATCGGGATCACCGATTTCGCCGCTGACGCGCTCGGCGACATCGTGTTCGTCGAGCTGCCCGAGGTCGGCGCTGAGCTGACCCGCGGCGATGCGTTCGGCGAGGCGGAGTCGACCAAGTCGGTCTCCGAGCTGTACGCGCCCGTCACCGGCACGGTCGTCGAGATCAACGACGCGGTCGTCGACGACCCCGCGCTGCTGAACTCGGCGCCCTTCGGCGACGCGTGGCTGATCAAGGTCGAGGTGGCCGACGGCGCGCTCGACGGACTGCTCGACCGCGACGCCTACGTGGCGCACACGGAGGCGTGA
- a CDS encoding aminomethyltransferase family protein, with amino-acid sequence MTEPRYTPLRERHEALGASFTDFGGWQMPVRYTSDLAEHRAVREAVGVFDISHMAEFLVDGPAAAAYLDYCLAGRLSAMAVGKAKYSLLLAEDGGIIDDVIVYRMGDQRFLIISNAGNRDAVREALEARIRPAEFAATADAVGEDGSFAFVAGGHAVTVEDVSDEFALIAVQGPASERILTEVAGIDELSVPWAEQKYYSWASATFAGKPLLLARTGYTGEDGFELLVSAADAAELWDAVLAAGESHGLVPAGLAARDTLRLEAGMPLYGHELSREIRPAQAGLGRVVVADKERFVGKDAVEPPAGARVLVGLTAEGRRAGRAGYPVVLEDGTVVGEVTSGALSPTLGHPIAMAYIDPIHAEDAADLFLDVRGTKIPATRTALPFYRRKK; translated from the coding sequence ATGACCGAACCCCGCTATACCCCGCTGCGCGAACGCCATGAGGCGCTCGGCGCATCCTTCACAGACTTCGGCGGCTGGCAGATGCCCGTCCGCTACACCTCCGACCTCGCCGAGCATCGCGCGGTGCGCGAGGCCGTCGGCGTCTTCGACATCTCGCACATGGCCGAGTTCCTCGTCGACGGTCCCGCTGCCGCCGCCTACCTCGACTACTGCCTGGCCGGCCGCCTCTCGGCCATGGCCGTCGGCAAGGCGAAGTACTCGCTGCTGCTGGCGGAGGACGGCGGCATCATCGATGACGTCATCGTCTACCGGATGGGCGATCAGCGCTTCCTCATCATCTCGAACGCCGGCAACAGGGATGCCGTGCGCGAGGCGCTGGAGGCGCGGATCCGTCCCGCCGAATTCGCCGCGACCGCTGATGCCGTCGGCGAGGACGGCTCGTTCGCGTTCGTCGCCGGAGGGCACGCCGTCACGGTCGAGGACGTCTCCGACGAGTTCGCGCTGATCGCCGTGCAGGGGCCGGCGTCCGAGCGGATCCTCACCGAGGTCGCCGGCATCGACGAGCTCAGCGTCCCGTGGGCGGAGCAGAAGTACTACTCGTGGGCGAGCGCGACCTTCGCCGGCAAACCGCTTCTGCTGGCGCGCACCGGGTACACCGGGGAGGACGGCTTCGAGCTGCTCGTCTCGGCCGCAGACGCCGCAGAGCTCTGGGATGCCGTGCTCGCGGCGGGCGAATCGCACGGTCTCGTGCCCGCCGGTCTCGCCGCACGCGACACCCTGCGCCTGGAGGCGGGCATGCCGCTCTACGGCCACGAGCTCTCCCGCGAGATCAGACCCGCGCAGGCGGGCCTCGGACGCGTCGTCGTCGCCGACAAGGAGCGCTTCGTCGGCAAGGACGCGGTCGAGCCGCCCGCTGGTGCGCGCGTGCTCGTCGGCCTGACCGCCGAGGGGCGTCGTGCCGGGCGCGCGGGGTACCCCGTCGTGCTCGAAGACGGCACCGTCGTCGGCGAGGTCACCAGCGGCGCCCTCAGCCCCACGCTCGGCCACCCGATCGCGATGGCCTACATCGATCCCATCCACGCCGAAGACGCAGCCGACCTGTTCCTCGACGTCAGGGGGACGAAGATCCCCGCCACCCGCACCGCCCTGCCTTTCTACCGGAGGAAGAAATGA